In Phenylobacterium koreense, one DNA window encodes the following:
- a CDS encoding aspartate aminotransferase family protein codes for MGVYNRAPLAFERGEGARLFTTDGQDYLDCMAGIAVNALGHAHPRLVQAVKDQAEKLWHVSNVFKIPGQEKLAKVLTDLTGLDEVFFTNSGTEAVECAIKAARKYHWAKGNAERIDIIGFEGSFHGRTLAAVNASGNAAYLEGFGPRMPGFVQLPFGDMDALKAAVGPTTAAVIIEPVQGEGGARALTEQQLQDLRKICDDAGVLLILDEIQCGLGRTGKLFAWTWAEGVKPDIVALAKALGGGFPVGACVTSAEAGSGMTVGSHGSTYGGNPLAMAVGLAAMEELSKPELMDHVRELAGYFTQQFNGLKDRYPDIVLDIRGKGLLIGLKLATNNREFMQHARDEHLLLAGGGDNCVRLLPPLNLTLEEAREAVEKLERACERARQKAKAAA; via the coding sequence ATGGGCGTTTATAACCGCGCCCCGCTGGCGTTCGAGCGAGGTGAGGGCGCGCGACTGTTCACCACGGATGGCCAGGACTATCTCGACTGCATGGCGGGCATCGCCGTGAACGCGCTGGGCCACGCCCACCCCCGGCTCGTGCAGGCGGTGAAGGACCAGGCCGAGAAGCTGTGGCACGTCTCCAACGTCTTCAAGATCCCCGGCCAGGAAAAGCTGGCCAAGGTGCTGACCGACCTGACCGGCCTGGACGAGGTGTTCTTCACCAATTCCGGAACCGAGGCGGTCGAGTGCGCCATCAAGGCGGCGCGCAAGTACCACTGGGCCAAGGGGAATGCCGAGCGCATCGACATCATCGGCTTCGAGGGCTCCTTCCATGGGCGGACCCTCGCGGCGGTGAACGCCTCGGGCAACGCGGCCTATCTCGAAGGCTTCGGGCCTCGCATGCCGGGCTTCGTGCAACTGCCCTTCGGCGACATGGACGCCCTCAAGGCCGCCGTCGGCCCGACCACCGCGGCGGTCATCATCGAGCCGGTGCAGGGCGAGGGCGGCGCCCGCGCGCTCACCGAGCAGCAGCTCCAGGACCTGCGCAAGATCTGCGACGACGCCGGGGTCCTGCTGATCCTCGACGAAATCCAGTGCGGCCTGGGCCGGACCGGCAAGCTCTTCGCCTGGACCTGGGCCGAGGGCGTGAAGCCGGACATCGTAGCTCTCGCCAAGGCGCTGGGCGGCGGCTTCCCGGTCGGCGCCTGCGTGACCTCGGCCGAGGCCGGTTCCGGGATGACCGTGGGCTCCCACGGCTCGACCTACGGCGGCAACCCGCTGGCCATGGCCGTCGGGCTGGCGGCCATGGAAGAGCTGTCGAAGCCCGAACTGATGGATCATGTCCGCGAGCTGGCCGGCTACTTCACCCAGCAGTTCAACGGGCTGAAGGACCGCTATCCGGACATCGTCCTCGATATCCGGGGCAAGGGCCTGCTGATCGGCCTGAAGCTCGCCACCAACAACCGCGAGTTCATGCAGCACGCCCGCGACGAGCACCTGCTGCTCGCCGGCGGCGGCGACAACTGCGTGCGCCTGCTTCCGCCGCTCAACCTGACCCTCGAAGAGGCTCGCGAGGCGGTCGAAAAGCTCGAACGCGCCTGCGAACGCGCGCGCCAGAAGGCCAAGGCCGCCGCCTAG